Part of the Zingiber officinale cultivar Zhangliang chromosome 6A, Zo_v1.1, whole genome shotgun sequence genome, CAAAATTAGTCAACTGATTTACTTAAAATTTCGATGTTTTGACATAGAGCAAAATTGATTCAACTAGTTATAAAAATCAGCCAACTAATacgggtaaaataggaaatgagtacatgatttgataattttgaaattatcctACGTGatttcttaattttaaaaatttatctacgTGATTTGATAAAAACCTATATTTCTTTTAAAGAACAAATTGTTATTTATGAGAGATATAATCGACACAACAAGGGATATGATCACATATGATTGATAGAGTACTCGATCCCTTGGACACGGTACGATGGTAAGAGACAGAATCGACTCCCATGCAACGAGTATTTGATTATTCATAGGGCATATCATATGTGCACGGTATTTGTATCACTCATGATGTTAAACTATCCACTTAGACTCATTTATACTTCTTGGATTTATATTTGTGGCGGATCAAAACTCGATTGGGCTAAGATAATCaccttcaaaattaattagataactgaattaaaaaaaaaacaaagattaaTGGAGCTCATAGGTTAATGAAGCAATCAATAtattttcaaatggtttgttaTCACTTTTCACAATAAATCCTTGCCAAATCGTCGATAAATTTCCAACATTTAAAAGTATAAAATGACTTTATAAGTTCCCAAGAATTTAAAATGGATTATATCTTTAAATCCCCGGCAATTTAATTTGGCAAAAGATTATATGCGGATCTCGAACATCTTTATAAGGTTGGTCCTCTAATCATCAAGAGAAATCAGAATACTTCTTTCAACTTCATCAGAAATCgacttttatttgatttaataatttttatatatgatgACCAACTCCGTTAAACTCTCATAGTTAAATTTGTGgtcatttgaaaaataataaattcagTTAATCATGATAAATCGGTGAGCGGCGATCGGGTTCCTGAATGACAACTTGGATACTTTACCGTTACACCATAGTCTCGAGGGCAAATTTGTggatatttggaaaaaaaatgataatcctagtTAGTCTTATTAACTATCCTAGGGTGACCGATCCGGTCCCATGAAAATTTCCCATCGACTACCAGGTTAAATCGAGAAGCACACGTCTAGCCCAGAAGTTCAACATCCTTTAGTTGTACCCtacatttgaaggaaaaattcctataaatatacTATAGCTATGGATTGAACTGCGGATATCTAGATAATAATCTGAATATTATACTATGATATCATAATCCGGAGATAAATTCGTGGTCATTTAAGTTTGCATGATAGATGGatttaagttgattaaaattcaaaaataaaacatAGTTTATATTTAAATTAGATGCATAGACTTAAGCTGGTACAAAACCTAAATGGAACACAATAAAGTGTTCATTTATGAAAtttctgcattttttttcttcaataGTTGATTTCGGAAGCTAAAGACGTGAAGGAAGAGATTTATATTATTAGCAGTCACAGTCCCCTTCCCCTCTAAtggtctgtttgggaggaggtgagagaaggagaaggaaggggaAATAAGGGGAAGGGAAACTTTGAATCTCGTTTGGGAATgagtgaggaaagggaaggaaGGATAAGTTTTAACCTTCATTACCCATAGAAAGAGAAATTTTCTTACACCccgaattggggtgtaaggaaggggaagggaaaacaaaatattttttattccaattctatccttgttcttaatagtttaagaaatattttaatttctaattttactatgTTGCCGGAGTTTAATTTCCTCGCCTTCTTCGTAGCTCGCTTCTACCAGATTATTAGAGGAGGGGATCCGACACGTCTTCTAATTGAATTGAAGGGAAAAACTATTTTTGTCGTCAAAATTTAAAAAGATATctactatttttaaatttttctatcaaaatttaataagtttttaaagaataggaATTCTCGTTATCAACGTTAtttgtcaaatttttttatttaagatttttaaaattattattttcattatttctcatttaattacttgattatcagtaattcattgttttattataaatagtataaaaaattaattttttattaaaaaaatagttaatttaaatgataatataaaaaattaattttattattaaaaatatctaatttatatttataaaataaatattaatattatgaaaattttctaatttaaaaaataagagTATTTTTGTAACTTTCTCTATTTAACTTttattccctttcctttcctccCAAACAAAGTAACACATGTTACATTAATGAACCTTCCATTCCTCCCAAATAAGGAGAAattaaatactttacttcccctCACTTCCCCTTCCTTCCCCTCCCTTCTCTTTCTGTTAATGAACTTTTcctcaccccatccaaacagagggtaaGAGATTGACATCAAACTCAAAGAGGTATGAGACATGAAAATCAAGCAAGCATTACTTAAAACATTTTAAGTGAAAGAGAAAAGATCGAACAACAATTTCTGACATccaatatcaaaatattcttatataattaaaatcaataccaaatcttagaaaaaaatataaaataaaataaaaaaaataaaagcttTTAAGTTTACATTGGatcggtaaattagagaaaaatccccaaTGGTAATCAtaactttgcatgcaatccccatgcctaaaaaactttgtttccactccctgcatgcaaagtattacttgtttaaactccctcatgcaaatattgatacctaaattgcccctcagattttttaggtacaaaaagttcaaaattgagtacaaaaagtctgaaaacgagtataattcttcttaaagtcagtactttatattaaaaatcgagtatattttctatcaaaattgtccctcttattttttaggtataaaaagtctaaaaataagtataattcttgttaaattcagcactttacactataatctagtactctatactaggatcgagtatattttctattgaaattaacccatattttttaggtacaaaaagtcaaaaattgagtacaaaaagtccgaaaatgagtataattcttcttaaaatcagtactttatattaaaaatcgagtatattttctattaaattcagcacattaaactaaaacgagtatattttgaggtgaaaaaaaaatcgtactcaatttaatagaaaatatactagattctaatttaatatactgaatttaagagaatttatactgatttttggactttttgtacctaaaaatatcatgggcaattaggtaaatatgtttgactgGGGAGTGAAAAGAAAGTTTTTCATGGATGAGGACTGCATGCAAAGTTGAGTTTACCAATGGGGAGTGCATGCAAATTTTCCCACATTGGATCAGCAGGCAAAACTGGGTGTAAACCAAACAAGCGGTGGCCGCTCTAGTTTTGGAGATGACAATGAAGGCAGACTCAATGAGGTGAAGCTTTCGTCCTCTAGGCTGTAAACCAAGTTATTACCCCACTCATTCGAGAGATAAATGGAATTTGACTTCAAATCAGGCAATGAAGAAGTATCaaggcaaaaagaagagcatGTGCTCAAGAATAGAGCATGCTTCCCCAAGTTATTCATCGCGACCATGGCGCCTTTCTCCGTATCCACTTTCCAAACCTCCAATTTCTTATTATAATCTACTAATTCATTCGTGATAGTTGCCCGCGCGATCAGTAGATCACCGAAATACGTGCAAACAAAGTGCATGTCGAAAGTAAAATCCCAAATGCTGAATGGCAGAGCCACCACCGGCGTCCCTGTCGGAGTTGAATCCAGCGTGATGAGATCGAACGCCACCACTATCACTTCGTCATCTTCTTCGAATCGTGACACCGCATAGAGCTTGCCGTTGTGAAATGCTATGTCATCATAGTGATATTGATTTCCAGGGATCATCTTCCACTTGTCATCTGCCGCGCTAGCCAAGAACAATAACTCTTTCTCCATAGAACGGCAATAGAATACAAAGCCGACGCTGTAATCTCCACATCTAGAGGGATCGCAGGACAACACGGCTCTGATGGCTTCCAAATTTCGGTCGGTGGGGATGGAGGGAAGGTCGATCTGCACACCGGTTATAGGGTTGAGGAGCTGTACACTAACCTCGTTGGTGGTTATGAGCCAACCATGAGAAGATCCGACGATGAGGATGCCAGGAGCGCGACTTGGGATATCATACACGCGGCCCTCCGATAGGCTGAAGAAGTTGTAGGTGTTTTGATCGTTATGTCTTCCGTTTATGAGGAGGTGGTATTCCGGCACAAGCCATGGGATCTGAGGGCGTTGATCACCGCGGCGGCGGCTGACCATATCGACCACGGCGGACCAATGTGAGCATACGGCGGCGCAGCGGAAGAGATCAGGGATCGAGACCTTGGATAGGATTAAGTATAAGAGATCCGTAGAAATCTCCGACCAGCAAGTAGACATCTAGAAGAGACGATGGCGGTAACGACGACGGCGGTGGCGGCTGCTAAACGGCGACAAGAAAATTGGATATCCCTCTTCCTTCCCTATTTCCGTTTATTTGCTTAGcctttttctaaattattttttcacCCCTATTGACTATTAAAATATTGTCACAACCAAGTGAAGAAATCTGATAAAATATTTAGttccataaataaaatatattttatataaaattagttatttggtatgatatattATTCGTAATTAATATTGTCAGTAAATTTTTACCATATAAAAATATAAAGATTGCTATTGGattagattatttaaataaaaattatagttttAATAATTATCGAGAAAATAGATTCACATTTGTTATAATGTTTGCTAAAGAGATtgcaaataaattaaatatagaaAATTTGTGGAAAACCTACCATTAGAATAAACAAACAATTCAATAAGAATGAAATTAATGAAatgaaattttctttattttttttaaataattgttttgattttattatttatcATGTCATTTTTTACTCTTTgaacaattattttttaaaaataattttagcttttTATATgaggtagaaaaattaaaattgtttgataatgattttctaaaaaaatatttgaattttgaaataattattcTTATTCCTTTTACTCCGGAAATTGAAACTTTACTATGTTATCACTGGATCTTGTCAAGGTGACATTGTGGAActtgtttttcattttcctttttttagGAGAATTTCGAGACTTTAAATGAAGAGTTTAGCATTTTTCTATTGAATTCCAGTTCCATCTCCATTATTTTGGTATTTGGTTGGTGGCAAATCCATAAAGAGTCACTTATTTGAACCAAAATAGATATTTAGTTGACTTATTGACTGTTGAATGCAAGAGAAATGACGTAACAGTGTTTTGCCCAAGTTCAAATCACTCCTCAGTCTATTCAATGCATTTGATTCCAGCTCACTTTCAGCATTGATTTACTTGTGTGCTTGTTCTTCTTGAAGTAAACTCTAGCTCCTTATCTGCCTACTCTATAATAGTCTTCCTTGAACAGTGGCTTTTTGCATAAAGATCTTTTTTTGCTATTTCACATTTCAGTGATTGAGAATTTGTGCACTGGATGATATTCTCAACCAAAAAGAATGATTCTTAccttctttctttgtttttttccttccATGTTTCCACTTGATGCATTACGTAATGAGAATCTCTCTAGTATGAACTGTAtgtgtaaaaaaaaaatgtttatgaAAAAAAGAACTTCTATTCATTGGTCAAGGAAGTTCAACTAATCTGATCTTGTATTTATTTGTCATCATTCATGACTTCCTATTACGTAGCTAATAAAACAAATGTTCTGTTGATGAACTAATcacaaagggaaaaaaaaacttttcttccttttttttatgTCTTATTATTCTTTTAAAGTTTTGCTAGTAGCATTGCTACATGAACAGAAGACAGCTTGAAATCACTCCCTGATTTCTATTAATCCTATCAATCTACTACTTGATGCACCAAGACTACATGAATCTGTAGGCCATTTCACATTTCTAGAAAAATATTCCATTACTACAACAAGATTGGTATTGGTATAACGGCTAATGAGTAATAACGCTGTCTAGCTATGGAAGCAGAGGCCATCACCTTCCAATTCAACATGTTACTTCAGGTGAAGGCGTTCCGAGCAACTCATGATCATTTTATTGTGCTGCTCTTCAATTCATAATTGCCACATGCAGAATAGGAAACAAAATCTCCAGGGAAAGGTTAAATCATCGCAATTCCAATGTCCAAGTTGAATATCTATCAATATAAACCAATAACAGAAGCTTCCAGAAGACAAACCAAGATGTAAGAAAGAAATTATGCAAATGATACAATCTCTAACATGAATCGTGATAGAAACCTTAACACAATTAACAAATAGAAAACAATGCTCATATCCTTCTCTCAACCCAAGAGGGCCCTGAGGTTTAAAAATCTCTCTCGACTCTAAAGGTCGCATTCGTTTAGAGTCCACATTTTAAAGTACTCTCAACTCATTAGTTAGGCGTTAATGATATGTGATACTCGATTAGCCATTAGATATTCATAGATCCAACTACCATACACTCGATTTCAAAAACACAAGGTTAGATTCCCTTATTAATACGTTGATAAGAATACTATTGTATCTCCACCATCTCTTTAACACACGTGTCATTATATCTCTAATAAGTAAATTCATAATTAAGAACattcaaaaattaataatattaatttttgttGCTGCAGACCCATCTGTGAGCCCGCCGTGAGGCTCTAGTATTAATTTGTTTATCCTAAAAAGAAGTAATAACACTAGGTGCCCATTAGAATAtgtcatttattattttttttttctcagtgAGTAAATATTAGAGGGTAATTTTGTCCACAATTTTTTTAACCTCGAAATTAAGAAAACCTCATTTTTAAGAAGTTTTCCAATTCTGAATTATATGTTCAAATTACAGACGTATCAGATATGCATCATAACTCCGGAATCACCGATTATATAAAAGACATCCACAATAGAACTTTTTTTCCCAACTCCTTTATTTTCTCTTTCATGTGTTGAGAAGCTAGGTTTGAAATTTCAAACCCAGCTTCTTAATCTCTTTCATCTTTTTTGTGAGGCCATATAACAATCCcaaaaaccttcaaatcattagaGATGCTCTAAACCaaacaaagttttttttaataacctTAAAtcgataaccaaggttatcaacaataaCCTCCAACCAAAAATTTTCATCACAAATATGCCGCAGATTTGATAtctttaaattttacaataaaatgtTTTTCGTCCAAATTTGCAATGAATTGTTTTTCGTCCAAATTTGCAATAAATTTTACAACGAAAAGCTAATTTGTCTCAGATTTTATgacaaatatatattattttgtcgCAAAATTTGATCACAGCTTGTTCACAATGAAAACTTTTTCACCGCAGATTTCATTACAAATTAATTtgtggtgatttttttttaaaatttgttgtaaaattcaTATCAAAATGCATATTTTTTGTAGTGAAGAACGAATACACTCATGAAAATTGAATTGTATCAAGAAGAGACATAGGTGAGATATGACAATATTTACACAAATGACAGAACAATTCAACGACATTACACTTACTGTCATCCAGTAAAAAAACATATCTTCACAAGAGAATGTTTAAAGCATAAAATTTACCTGTCATATAATAAATTCAACAGTTGAATGTTGTCATATACCTTGTTTTCATTCATTTGCTGGATTATTGAAAATATGAATGGAAAAAGAGAGGTGAAAGGAGATTACATTGTGAATGAGAGtttagtctcatattgaaaattTCTTGGCAATATGGTTGGTTTATAATGTTTTACACACATGGTTGTTATGAATATATgtatggggagagactctttctCATACCTGAACCCACATGGGGTGCAAATCTAAGGTCTGGATTGTACTAAACCAAATTGACTGATGCATGAACATGACCTGGGCGCATTGAATGTCGAACAGGTCACGATACATTATattaa contains:
- the LOC121994756 gene encoding putative F-box protein At5g66830; translation: MSTCWSEISTDLLYLILSKVSIPDLFRCAAVCSHWSAVVDMVSRRRGDQRPQIPWLVPEYHLLINGRHNDQNTYNFFSLSEGRVYDIPSRAPGILIVGSSHGWLITTNEVSVQLLNPITGVQIDLPSIPTDRNLEAIRAVLSCDPSRCGDYSVGFVFYCRSMEKELLFLASAADDKWKMIPGNQYHYDDIAFHNGKLYAVSRFEEDDEVIVVAFDLITLDSTPTGTPVVALPFSIWDFTFDMHFVCTYFGDLLIARATITNELVDYNKKLEVWKVDTEKGAMVAMNNLGKHALFLSTCSSFCLDTSSLPDLKSNSIYLSNEWGNNLVYSLEDESFTSLSLPSLSSPKLERPPLVWFTPSFAC